The Candidatus Thiothrix anitrata genome includes the window TTTTGCTGCCGCGTCGTAATCCATCCGCACCGCGACTTCCGGCGTACCTGCTTGATCATACCAGCGTTGGAATTGCGCCAAATCCGCACCATTCGCATCCGCCATTGCCGCGAGGAAATCTTCAGTCGTCACCGCTTGCCCGTCATGGCGTTGGAAATACAGATCCATGCCGTTGCGGAAACCGTCGCGCCCCAGCAATGTTTGGTACATACGCACCACTTCTGAGCCTTTTTCGTACACGGTCATGGTGTAGAAATTGTTAATTTCCATGTAAGCCGCCGGACGAATCGGGTGCGCCATCGGGCTGACATCTTCCGCAAACTGGTGAGTGCGCAATTTACGCACATCCTCAATGCGCTTTACCGCCCGCGAATGCAAATCTGAGGTAAATTCCTGATCACGGAAAACCGTCAAACCCTCTTTCAACGACAACTGAAACCAATCGCGGCACGTCACCCGATTGCCCGTCCAGTTGTGGAAATACTCGTGCCCGATCACCGATTCAATCGCAATGTAATCGCCATCGGTGGCGGTTTCCGGGCTGGCGAATACCAACTTGGAGTTGAACACGTTCAACCCTTTGTTTTCCATCGCCCCCATATTGAAGTCGTCGACTGCCACCACCATGTAAATATCGAGGTCGTATTCCAGCCCGAAACGCTGTTCATCCCACTGCATCGCACGCTTTAACGACTGCATTGCATGATCACATTTGTCGATATTGTGCGCTTCGGTATAAATTCGCAGGGTCACATCGCGCCCCGACAGCGTGGTGTAATGATCCTCAACGTGTTGCAAATTACCCGCCACTAACGCGAATAAATACGCTGGTTTATGGAACGGGTCTTCCCACCGCGCCCAATGCCGACCGTCTGGCAAATCACCGCTGCCGGTTAAATTGCCGTTGGACAACAACACCGGATACTTGGCTTTATCCGCCAGAATTTGCGTGGTAAACACACTCATCACATCCGGGCGATCCGGGTAATAGGTGATTTTGCGGAAACCCTGCGCTTCGCATTGGGTGCAAAAATTACCGCTGGACTGATACAAGCCTTCCAACGAGGTATTTTTTTGCGGGTAAATCCGCGTCACGATTTCCACCGTCGCCAACGCTGACATCCCAAAAATACGCAAATCGGTATCGCTTAAGGCGTAATCATCCGCCGTCAAGGTGCGCCCATTAACCCGCAGAGCCAGCAATTCCAACCTTTCACCGTACAATTCCAACGGCGCGTCCGCAGCCACACCCGCATTACGCCGGTAATTCGCCACGCACGTCACTTGGGTTGATTCCTCACCCAATTCAAACACCAGCGAAACCGCATCCACCCGATACGCTGGTGCACAATAATCCTTGAGGTAAATGGTTTGGGGTTGTCCTTGTTTCATCTTTTTTTCCTATTATCGGGTTAAAGCAGCGTGAATCGCGCTGTATTCAGGGTGTTGCGGGCTAATCACGCCCATGCGCAACAACAAGTCGATATTCACCAAATTGCAATTGTCTTTGAAATCATCGGTGGTTTCCGTCATCCGGGCAATTTCCACCAACGGCAGTAGTTCAAATTGAAGCACTTCGCCGTCGGTATTTTCCGGCACAAAATCTTCCGGCAACCACAGATCGTAAATGTAAATCGTGGAATTATCCAAACCACGCCACCCTGCCTGACGGTAACTGACCGTGCCGACGGCTTGCGCTTGACGGGCTAATGCAGCGGGAATATTGGCTTCTTCTTGGGATTCTTTCACCACATTATCCAATAATCCCAAGCCAACGGGTTGCCCGCCAGCCACCATCTGATCCAGTTTACCCGGCCAAAACGGTTTATCGCGGGAGCGTGTTGCCACCCACACATGAATACCATCGGCTTTACGCACCAAACCGTTCAGGTGTATGCCGAAACTTTTCACACCCAAAAAATTAGTCGCGGCACGCTCGACTTCCATCTGTGCAGTCGCGCCGAACGCATGGGTAACAGGGTAAGCCTCACCGACCCAACTGTCGATCACACCGCGTGCGTGCAATTCCTGAAACACCGGTGCAACAGCCAGCGTGCGCTCATGATAATCCACCAGCGCGGAATTTAGGCGCACCGCGTCGGCTGTCACCGTAAACAGTTCAGCCCATTCGCGCAAATGCTCGGCGAAATCCGGCTGCACCTGCCCGTAAATCTCACCGTCAATCAGCAACCCATGGTAATCAGTAGGATCAAAATTATTGCAAGTTTGAATGCGATCTAGGTAACTCATACAGCGGCATACCCCGCAGCCTGCTCATGGATTTGATTAGCAGGACGGCGCGGCATCGTCCAACGCTGTTGCTGTAAAGGAAAGTGTTGCGCAATAGCGGTAAAATCAGCGTCATCGTGCATCAACAACACTTGTTGTTCGATAGCAATTTGAGCAATACAACAATCAATCGGACTACGCACCGTCACACCTTTTTTACGCAAGGCATAATAAATACGAGCCGCTGACTGCCATGTGGAAGCACGCATCTCAAAGTAATCTTGTCCGTCAAGGTATTCACTTAACTTGTTCCACTCGCGCTCATCACGACTACCCTGCAACAGTTCGAGTTGCTGAAAGCGCGTCAACACCACCTGACGACCATTAATTTCACGATACAAATCAGCCGTATAATCACCTTGCTTGTCAGCGAAAACATTGATCCACACCGAGGTATCAATCAGCACCATAGCGTAATCCCCGGCTCGCTTTGTAATCGTAACCAGCAGCAAATTCGACACGCCCCGCCAAATCAAACAAATCTTTTTTGCGCCGCGCCCGGATCAGTTCACGCAACGCCATATCCAGCAACTCGCGCTTAGTAGCTGCCCCAGTCAAGGCAATCGCTTCTTTTACCAGCACATCATCCAGCATCACATTGGTTCTCATACCAGCCTCCTATACACCTAACTACGTGTATCATACACCAATAACGCCACATAACAGCCCATGCTAAAACACCTTACTGACAAGCTCGTGGAATCCGTTGTACGTCCGAAGTAGCATCAATCGCCGCGCTCCAAGTTTGCACCGGCGCGTTGCTGCCAAACGGTTCATCATAGTCCAGCCAAAAGACTTCGCGGGGCGTTTGTTGCTCGGTGTAACGCGCATCATAGCCAAGGTAACGAATGTATTCTGCGTGGCGTTTCGCTTTATTTAAGTTATTGAAAAAGCCGAGTGAAATCGCGTTGCGGTAAGGCTCGTCGGTAATCAATGACGCATCCTGCACCGCCGAACGGGTTAAATCATCCAGCACTTTTTGCGCTTCTGCTTCATCCGGCAATGGCGGCACGTAAACCAGAAAGTTCAGCGTTTCCATGCTGCGCATCGGGCGGGTGTTCACTGCCAAACCAAAGCCCTGAATTTTTTCCGCCACCAACTGCGCCGCTTTCGCACTGTTGTAAGGCCCCAACGTATAGCAACTGCTTTGCGTGCCTGCCGCGCTGCTGCGATAAACCACTTCCCCGACATCTTGGCGTAACTCCAACGCCGGAATCGACGGCTCCACCAAACTGGGCAAACCCGGCTGCGCATCGGGCGACCAAAAAAAGCCCCACGCGAACAGCGTTGCATTGAGTAATACCAACAGAATCAACACCGGGTACATGCTTCATGCTCCGTAATGTAGCGCAACCCCTGCATCAACAAATCCGGGACAAGGTGACATTCAAACCGCAACCACGTCTGCAAGCGTTGCGCATCCCCGCCCGTCAACACATATTGCAATGCGGTATCAAAGGCAGGCTGCATTCGCGCACAAATGCCTTCAATCGCCCCCACCACCCCGAACAAACAACCACCGCCAATCGCACGACTGGTAGCATCCGCAAACACACTCGGCTGCTCAAACGATAAACTCAAACGGTTTTGCGCCCGCGCAATCAATGCATCCGCCGCCAGTTGCAAACCGGGCAAAATTAATCCGCCCAGATGCCGCCCGTCGCTATCCAATGCATCCAAGGTAATCGCCGTGCCGCAATCAATGACCACGCACGCTTTTTTACCCAATAAATGATGCGCCGCCACCAACCCCACGAAACGATCCGCCCCCAAAGTCGATGGCTGTTGATAGCCTGACACCACGCCATAAGCCTGCGCCGCCGAACGCGCAATGTGCAATCCAATCGCCCGTTCCTGACATGCCGCCATCACGCTGTCATCAAACAAACTGCTTAACACATGCACCAAGGTAATGTGCGTTGCGCACGGATACCTGTCCAGCAAATCCAGAAACGCCGCCAACGCAGGGCGTTCCCCATACGCCAACGCCTGCTGCACCGAGGCATTCCCCGCAGCATCAAGCTCCGCCCATTTCAGGCGTGAATTGCCTGCATCCACCAGCAAAATTGTCACATGCGCACCGATACATCCGCTGAAGAAAACGCCTTAATAACACCATCCCTGACTTCGAGCCGTAACTGTCCTTGAACATCGACCCCGCAGGCAATCCCTTCGATCACCTCGCTACCCGCCAATACCCGTACTGGGCAGCCGTGCAGCACATCCCAGTGTTGCCAATTGCGTTGGAATTGTGCCATATCCAGCCGCGAAAATACCTGTAATCCTAGTAATAATCGCGAGAGTATCGCCGCAACCACCTGATTACGGTCAAATTCCCGCCCAGCACACGCCCGTAAACTGCTCCAAGGCTGATCAATCGCACTCGTAGCGGTGGGCAAGCGATTCACGTTTAAACCAATCCCAATCACCACCTGCTGCAACGAACCGACAGCTTCCAACAAAATGCCACCGAGTTTCTGGAGGTGATTATTACCCCCCACAACAATATCGTTAGGCCACTTAACCCCATGCCCTTCAATACCACAATCGCGTAACGCTTCCGCCACTGCCAGCCCCGTCACCAAGCCCAGCATCGGCAAATGCGCCGGTACGGTTTCAAAACACCAACGTAACGACAAATACACATTCGTACCAGCGGGCGATTCCCACGCCTTACCACGCCGCCCACGCCCCGCCGTTTGTTGTTCCGCGAGACACACATCGCCACATTGCGCGTGTTGCAAAGCCCAGGCATTGGTCGAATCCAGACTCGCAAATACCTGAATATCACCCAGCAGTTGCGCCACATCCGCTGTTAACGCTGCCCGGATTAACCCAGCATCCAACTCATTGTGCATAATGCTTCCCCAAATCACGCATCGCGTACAAGCTCATAAACAACCCCAGATTGACCACGACCGTCGCAATATAAAACGTTTGTGTTGACCCCAGCGTTTCCCAACCATAACCACTGAGCAAACTACCCAGCGCACCGCCCACGCCGTAACTTACCCCGGAATACAACGCCTGCCCACGCCCTTGCAGCCGCCCCGGAAACACATGATGAATCAAATGAATCGCCGACGCATGAAACAACCCGTAAGTCGCCGCGTGTAACACTTGCGCCACCAACAACACCGGCAAATGATCCACCCACACGCCCAACAATATCCAGCGAATTCCCGTTAGCAACATCGCCAGCACGAACAAGCGTTCCGCCCCAAAACGCCCGATTAAGCGATGCATAAACACAAACAACACCACTTCCGCAATCACCCCCAACGCCCACATCCAGCCGGTAAAGTTGCGCGAATAGCCGTGATCTTCCAAATACAAACTAAAAAATGTGTAATAAACCCCGTGACTCCCCTGTTGCAGCGCACACGCCAACAACAACAGCCACACCGCCGGTTGACGCATCACTTCACGTAAACGGCTGGTATTTTCCGCATGGGCATGGTGCGGTTTATCACGCACCAACCCCGTCGCCACCCAAATCGCAATAAACAACAGCAACATGGCATCGACTGCACGCTCAATGCCGTAACGCTCCAATAATGGCGGCAAACTCACCACCATCACAATGAAACCCACCGACCCCCACAAGCGAATCCGGCTATACCGCCCAATGTCCGTACCCAAATGATTCAGCGTCAACGCCTCAAACTGCGGCAACGACGCATTCCAGAAAAACCCGAAACTCGCCATCACCAACACCATCCAGCCGTAACTGTTTTGCCAATACACCCCGGCAAAACACACCACCGCCAACGCACTCGCCAACTGAATAATACGCAACCGCTGCCCGGTATGATCCGCCAACCACCCCCAAATAAACGGCGCGACTACCTTACTCGCCATGAATACCGCCATCAGCTCACCGATTTGCGCAGCCGAAAACCCGGCAACCTTTTTCAGGTACACCGTCCAATACGGCACAAACACGCCGAGCGCTGCAAAATAGGTGAAATAGAAAACCGAAAGCCGCACATAGGGCGGCTTGGAGATGATTTCTGAGGATGGGATGTTCATCAGTCAGGTAGGCTCATTTATTCGCCCACACACTGTGCCAGTTTCCGCACAAGATCGGGATGATAACGGATACCATACTGTTGCATGGAATGGACAGCTTCCAGAAATGAATCAATCCAACCTTGTTGTTTCGCTTTTAGGAGAATACCTAGTGTTCCTGTTACCCGTAAACCAAGATACTCTGCCAAATTTCGCCCGATTTTCTCATCAATGATGACCCAATCCGCTTGATTGCGTTTTGCCATGTCGATGGTATGTTTTTCGCCCTTATCTAGCTCTAACAACAATGTAGTATGCACGACAGGTTGCGAAACCACCGGAATCACCCAATCCAACATGCGTAAATTCGGCACTTTAACCCTGCCTCCCACAGCACATTCATCAATTACTTCGGTGACAACATGGACATCCCCAAAACAACGCGGCATCAGGTCAAGACGGTTAATACTGGCAAGAGCAATAAAGGGCGTGGTATTGCAAAAGACGACACTCATAGCAGAGCCGTTTCCCGCATCAGGTCATCACCAGAATCTTCCATCAAGACAGCTCCGGCATCCCAAGCCAAATGCAAGAAATTAGCACGAGGAATCTCTAACCAAGTGGCCGCCATACCGGAACTGATACGCCCTTCCTTGAACAAGCTAATAGCTGCCTGCCGCTTCAAGTAATCTGCAAAACGCTCAGCATTCAAATGTAGCCCGATCAGCAGTTCGAGCGGGCAATCTATTTCGATGATGCGATTCATAGGAGTTACTCCTCTATTCATCCCCAAACACATACCCAAAATCCAGCACCTGCCCCGTAAACGGCGGTATTATGAGCTGGCTGCAAGTGGCGACATCATGGCATTCCACCGAAAATGCCACGCGATAACGCCCATTATCCAGTTCATACGCAATCAGGGTTTTGTCTTCCGGGGAAATCAGCCAATAATAAGGCACTTGATAGGCTTGTAAGCGCAACAACTGGGTAAAGGTATCTTTACGTTCATGCCCCGGCGATGTGATTTCACATACCCAGTCCGGGAGAATTTCCATCATTCCAGTGGGGCGATGAGGTACACGCTCTTTACGCCAACCCGCCAAGTCATGAGCAGGGCAATGGTGCTCGTTATAGCGCACACTGATTTCGCTCATAATCCACCACCCACCGTCGCTGCCCTTACGCCACAACGGTAGAAACTGCCCCGACAAACCCGCCTGCGCCAAGGCATGATCAGATCGTGCCATTGGGCGTTTGACGATTTCACCGTTGATTAATTCAATACGCTCACCCTGCTGACTGGCAAGCAATAAATCATCAACGGTTTTAAGTTTAAGGGCTTCCATCGACAGCTCCCGGAATATCCGGTAAATCCGTCGTCACATCCGCATTCTGTCCGCGATGCCGCAACGCATGATCCATCAACGTAATCGCCAGCATTGCCTCGCAAATTGGGGTAGCACGAATCCCCACGCACGGGTCATGGCGACCTTTGGTGATTACTTCCACCGCTTCACCATCCAGATTCACAGTACGCCCCGGAATGCGCATACTGGAAGTCGGTTTGAACGCGGTATGCACCACGATTTCCTGCCCCGACGAAATACCGCCCAATACGCCGCCAGAATGGTTGCTGAGGAAGCCTTGTATGGTGATTTCATCGCGGTGCTCTGTGCCTTTTTGCGCCACGCAGTCGAAACCCGCACCGATTTCCACACCCTTTGCCGCATTGATCGACATCATCGCGTGCGCAATATCCGCATCCAGCCGATCGAAAATCGGCTCACCCCAACCGGGTGGTACATTGGACGCTACCGTGGTGATTTTCGCACCGACGGAATTGCCTTCTTTGCGCAAGGCATCCATGTAGTCTTCCATCGGCTGCACTTTACTGGCATCCGGGCAGAAGAAGGGGTTGTTGGCGATTTCGTCCCAATCCAAAGTTTCGGCAACGATGGGGCCAAGTTGCGACAAATAGCCGCGAATCACCACGCCGTAACGTTCCAGCAACCACTTCTTGGCAATCGACCCGGCAGCAACGCGCATTGCGGTTTCGCGGGCAGACGAACGCCCTCCCCCACGGTAATCGCGGAAGCCGTATTTTTTGTAATACGTGTAATCAGCATGACCGGGGCGGAAGCGATCCATAATATCGCCGTAATCCTTAGAACGCTGATCCGTGTTGTGGATGAGCAGCGCAATCGTTGTACCCGTGGTTTTACCCTCGAATACCCCCGATAGGATTTGCACTTCGTCGGCTTCGCGCCGCTGGGTGGTGTGGCGACTTTGCCCCGGCTTGCGCCGATCAAGGTCAATTTGAATATCGGCTTCGGTGAGGGCGAGTCCAGGCGGGCAGCCATCCACGATGCAACCGATTGCGGGGCCGTGACTCTCGCCGAAGGAGGTCACGGAAAATAGTTTTCCAAAAGTATTTCCTGACATAGCCTTGGATTGTAACAGTTATTCTAAAACCTTAGCAGTGGCTATCAATGCATATTTATTGACCAAGCGCAAAATCTGCTATAAACTCCGGCTTGTCATGATAAAAATAATTGCTAGATGATTATTAACGCAAAAGCCCGATAGAGAGGGATGCCCGTTCCCTCTCTCCTTTTTGCGCACTGCCTGAAACCATTAAAAACTAATTCATCACTCAGTCGGAATTTATCTGGCACAATCTTGTCATAAATTACAGCACAAAAAATTGGGGACATTGCCATGAAAGAATGCAACACGCATCAATTGGCAGCACTAGCGATGGGCATAGGCGCAGGTGCAACGGCTGCTACATTTTTACCAACGCTAGACTGGGCTGTGATTGGGGTCACGGCAATTAGCGGTTACGCAGGCGGTCTGTTGCCTGACATTGATGATCAGGAATCAAGCAATTTCGCCGTCATTAAAAACCTTACGCGCATTGCGGCAGTCGTCGTGCCCGGTATTCAGTTTTTTTACCGCCCGACGGACTTATTGCTGGCAATACCGTTAGCATTATTCATGCTGTCGCATTTTTGGGATTTGTTGCACCAAATGACCAAACGCGGCGGCGGTACGCACTCAGTACTAGCGGCGGTTTGTTTGTCGCTGGGGGTGTCGTGGGTAGCGTATTTAACCGCAGGGTATGCGGCAGTCGTGCCTGCCTTTATCGCAGCGGGAGTCGGCTATGTGGTTCACCTGTTGTTGGATGATTTGAGCCGCCCACCGCTTCCCCTAACGCAGAACCTTCGCGTATGGGGTACGCTTTAACCATACTCGGCAAAGGTAAAAGTGTGGAATTTTACGGGCTGCTGAGTATCGGTTTAGCGTGCGCGATCGCGTTATGGGGAATTTAAGCGATTCGTTCAATCGTTTCCAGCCATGCTTCAACCCCGGCTAATACGCGCTTAAACGTGTCCTGCAAATCCTGCTGAAAAGCTGCTTGGCTGATCTCAGCCACGGCTTGCCGCTCAACGGTAAGTAACGCGGCTTCTAACGAGCCATCGTCATAAACGCGCACCGAACTGAGTGTTTTGTGTGCAAGCAGTGCCGCTGCCTCCCAATCCCCCTGACCCAATAATGTGTTTAATAACTCGCGCCGCTCATTCAGGCGCGGCAAGGCAAAGCGCACGAAGTCAACGGCTTCTTCCTCCCCTAAATCGGCGATAAGTGTGTCTAATGCTAATGTAATTTTGTATTCCATGACTTTAGTAGCTATTTGTATTGAACCTATTGATGCATTATTGCGCCACAGGAGATACCTGTAAAATCTACCACACATTTGATGCTGCTGACTTTGAAAAAATACCTGCTATTGCTATTAATCCTGCTAATAAGCAGCCAAACGTGTGCCGCAGGTTTGGTTGTGCCTGATCAGCAAGCGCAATCGCTTGACCTTGCCCCCTACCTTGAACTGCTGGAAGACCCCAGTGGGCAACTCGACATTACACAAGTCAGCTCAGCAACCTATGCCAAGCATTTTGCAGTAAATAACGCCAACGTGCCGGATATGGGCATACCCATTCAACTTGGTGGGTGCGTTTCCAACTAAGTTCCGGGCAAGCGCAGGAATGGTATTTGTTGCTTGATCGCCCCATCGGGGGTTCAGTCGAAGCTTTTGTCGTACAACAGGGCATATTCTCCCGTTTACAACATTTGGAAGATTTCCGCCTACCTGTATGGAATTTGCAGAATACAGCACAGGACACGCTGACGATATATGTCAAAGCATACAACGGCAAAGCACTACTCAGCCTTCCGCTCAAATTGTTGGCAGCAGATGAGTTGCTCAAAACCAGCAATCAGGAAACCGGATGGTTTATGGCACTGTTTGCCGGGATGTGCGTCCTGACTTTGTACAATGCACTTCAGTATTTCAGTTTGCGGGAAAGGGATCATCTCCACCTAAGCTTATTTCTGCTCATGTGCAATTTGTTATTCCTGCGGGATAACAAATTATTCACAATCCCACCATTAACAGATCCAACAAACTTTTTTTACTCTGCGCTCTTTTTGTTAACTCTCGCTGCTGGTTTTTACTACTGGCGTAGTGTTAACAAAAAAAATAATCCGATTCTGGAGCGATTAGGTATCTGGATACCTCTATTATCCGTAGCAACTCTTCCGCTGAGCGGACTGTACTACACAGAGCAGTTCTTTTACGGGTTAACACTTACGCTCGCACCGATTTTCCTCATTCTAATGCCTTACGTTATTCTGACTCACGAAGTGCTGTACGTCCGCCTTGTGGCTTGGGCAACGTTATTAATCGAATTTTCCGTAATCCCTTATCTACTCATGCAGTGCGAATGGATTCCCTACAATACTGACTTTATTTTCCTTGCCCAAATCGGCATTGTGCTAGCGTCCTTGTTGCTGTCACTTGCGCAGACGGAACAGACCCGTTACTTGCGGGAAGAAAAAGAACGCATGGAAGCGACTAGCCAAGCCAAAGATGCATTTCTCACCACCATTAGCCACGAATTGCGCACTCCCATTCATGCGATCACAGGAGTTGCTGATTTATTGGGTAGAACAGCGCAATCAGCGGAACAGTCGGCGTATCTGGAGAAATTATTATCCTCATCACAACACTTGCAATCGTTGGTAGATGGCATTCTTGATTTGTCACGAATTGAAGCAGGACGATTGGAACTGGAAACCACAGTTTTCCGACTGGATGAGGAGTTGGAAAAACTGCGCCAGATGTTCAGCGTGCCCGCCCAGCAAAAAGGCTTGCTGTTTTCGGTGTTACAAACTCTGCCTCACGCTTTACAAGTGCGCGGCGACCCCATGCGGCTGAGGCAAATATTGGTCAACTTGTTGGGTAACGCGCTGAAATTTACCGCCAACGGCAGTATTAGCTTATCAGTCCAACCACAGGCAGGAACGCGAGAAGGGCATATCCGCCTGCACTTTGTGGTAACGGATACCGGCATTGGAATCAGTTTGAAACAACAACAAAACCTGTTCCAGCCATTTACCCAAGCGGATAGCAGCACAGCCCGCCGTTACGGTGGTTCGGGAATGGGATTAGTTATCAGCCAAAGGCTGGTGCGATTAATGGGAGGGGAATTGGAGCTGGCGAGCACCCCGGAACAAGGCAGTCGCTTCTTTTTTACATTGGATTTACCTATTGCTGCATCTGAAACACCGCGATTAACTTTGCCCGTAGCGGAAGACAAAAAAGACTTGAGCGGATACCGGGTATTACTCGTCGATGATGATGAGGTAAATTGTTACCTCGGCGAGCGGATGCTGGAACGTTTAGGCATCAAAGCCACGGTAGCCGATAGCGGAAAAGCCGCCCTGCAACAACTGGAACAACA containing:
- the aroC gene encoding chorismate synthase, encoding MSGNTFGKLFSVTSFGESHGPAIGCIVDGCPPGLALTEADIQIDLDRRKPGQSRHTTQRREADEVQILSGVFEGKTTGTTIALLIHNTDQRSKDYGDIMDRFRPGHADYTYYKKYGFRDYRGGGRSSARETAMRVAAGSIAKKWLLERYGVVIRGYLSQLGPIVAETLDWDEIANNPFFCPDASKVQPMEDYMDALRKEGNSVGAKITTVASNVPPGWGEPIFDRLDADIAHAMMSINAAKGVEIGAGFDCVAQKGTEHRDEITIQGFLSNHSGGVLGGISSGQEIVVHTAFKPTSSMRIPGRTVNLDGEAVEVITKGRHDPCVGIRATPICEAMLAITLMDHALRHRGQNADVTTDLPDIPGAVDGSP
- a CDS encoding metal-dependent hydrolase, coding for MKECNTHQLAALAMGIGAGATAATFLPTLDWAVIGVTAISGYAGGLLPDIDDQESSNFAVIKNLTRIAAVVVPGIQFFYRPTDLLLAIPLALFMLSHFWDLLHQMTKRGGGTHSVLAAVCLSLGVSWVAYLTAGYAAVVPAFIAAGVGYVVHLLLDDLSRPPLPLTQNLRVWGTL
- a CDS encoding response regulator → MRFQLSSGQAQEWYLLLDRPIGGSVEAFVVQQGIFSRLQHLEDFRLPVWNLQNTAQDTLTIYVKAYNGKALLSLPLKLLAADELLKTSNQETGWFMALFAGMCVLTLYNALQYFSLRERDHLHLSLFLLMCNLLFLRDNKLFTIPPLTDPTNFFYSALFLLTLAAGFYYWRSVNKKNNPILERLGIWIPLLSVATLPLSGLYYTEQFFYGLTLTLAPIFLILMPYVILTHEVLYVRLVAWATLLIEFSVIPYLLMQCEWIPYNTDFIFLAQIGIVLASLLLSLAQTEQTRYLREEKERMEATSQAKDAFLTTISHELRTPIHAITGVADLLGRTAQSAEQSAYLEKLLSSSQHLQSLVDGILDLSRIEAGRLELETTVFRLDEELEKLRQMFSVPAQQKGLLFSVLQTLPHALQVRGDPMRLRQILVNLLGNALKFTANGSISLSVQPQAGTREGHIRLHFVVTDTGIGISLKQQQNLFQPFTQADSSTARRYGGSGMGLVISQRLVRLMGGELELASTPEQGSRFFFTLDLPIAASETPRLTLPVAEDKKDLSGYRVLLVDDDEVNCYLGERMLERLGIKATVADSGKAALQQLEQHPFDLVMMDVSMPDMDGYTTTRYIRNAGHTQLPVIAVTAHAIEGERERCLAAGMNDYLTKPFNLVTLHRLLISNLMKSN